In one Micromonospora polyrhachis genomic region, the following are encoded:
- a CDS encoding dipeptidase encodes MLQQPAPRYQGHKSYSYLEPHTDYRVFPLAQEVGRVPEHDLGLSDGQRERVTRLLTEHIAISLHEHPVVLPEDVSRLREYNRTARQRTGYEGLSRSGLTAVFDNFMAGASCVTSENGWKWNDLIYALGMRMSDIYQQDYVTLATSLADIHAAKRDGRLALVAGLECSSPIENELDRIDILYGFGVRQLGIAYSQANMLGGGLSERHDGGLTHFGRRAVDRMNKLGIAIDISHSGDQTCLDVIEASRVPVFITHAGARSVWDTSRMKPDEVIRACAERGGVIGIEAAPHTTLSAEHPHHSLESVMDHFAYCVDLVGIDHVTFGPDTMFGDHVGVHNTYAGNYAHDAGNRPEHPRVEYVSGVENPGEAFGNIVGWLVKHDYSDDEIAKVIGGNTIRVLEQVW; translated from the coding sequence TTGCTGCAGCAACCCGCCCCCCGGTACCAGGGCCACAAGTCCTATTCGTACCTGGAGCCGCACACGGACTACCGGGTCTTTCCGCTGGCGCAGGAGGTCGGCCGGGTGCCCGAGCACGACCTGGGCCTGTCCGACGGGCAGCGGGAGCGGGTGACCCGGCTGCTCACCGAGCACATCGCGATCTCGCTGCACGAGCATCCGGTGGTCCTGCCCGAGGACGTCTCGCGGTTGCGCGAATACAACCGGACCGCCCGGCAGCGCACCGGCTACGAAGGTCTGTCCCGCTCCGGTCTGACCGCCGTGTTCGACAACTTCATGGCCGGTGCCTCCTGTGTGACCAGCGAGAACGGCTGGAAGTGGAACGACCTCATCTACGCCCTCGGGATGCGGATGAGCGACATCTACCAGCAGGACTACGTCACGCTGGCCACCTCGCTGGCCGACATCCACGCCGCCAAGCGGGACGGACGGCTGGCCCTGGTGGCCGGGCTGGAGTGCAGCAGCCCGATCGAGAACGAACTGGACCGGATCGACATCCTGTACGGCTTCGGCGTACGGCAGCTCGGCATCGCGTACAGCCAGGCCAACATGCTCGGTGGTGGCCTCTCCGAGCGGCACGACGGTGGGCTGACCCACTTCGGCAGGCGTGCGGTGGACCGGATGAACAAGCTCGGCATCGCCATCGACATCTCGCACTCGGGTGACCAGACCTGCCTGGACGTGATCGAAGCCAGCCGGGTGCCGGTCTTCATCACCCACGCCGGTGCCCGGTCGGTGTGGGACACCTCGCGGATGAAGCCGGACGAGGTGATCCGGGCCTGCGCCGAACGCGGTGGCGTGATCGGCATCGAGGCCGCCCCGCACACCACACTGTCGGCCGAACACCCGCACCACTCCCTGGAGTCGGTGATGGACCACTTCGCGTACTGCGTGGATCTGGTCGGTATCGACCACGTCACCTTCGGGCCGGACACGATGTTCGGTGACCACGTCGGAGTGCACAACACGTACGCCGGCAACTACGCCCACGACGCGGGCAACCGGCCGGAACATCCCCGGGTGGAGTACGTGTCCGGTGTGGAGAATCCGGGCGAGGCGTTCGGCAACATTGTCGGCTGGCTGGTAAAGCACGACTACTCCGACGACGAGATCGCCAAGGTCATCGGCGGCAACACCATCCGGGTGCTCGAACAGGTCTGGTGA
- a CDS encoding GntR family transcriptional regulator, giving the protein MARRETTLQAAQGRLRVLIDSEFQPGDKLPNERDLAEQLEVSRATVREVLGQLAAEGVVTRTWGIGTFVHDTAARVPVSIGDVVALRDRITASGHRPALHDASVTRTGCPADCAEVLGLPPGAPVWQVDRLFAVDEVAAAWIRDHLPLSVDGLDLDPSGLVSIDLDLFEFLANATGMPIRRAEIELSAVLAEGEAVDRLGVPVGHPLVSATQVGYSPQGAALFHGHITVRTDVLTLKITRGG; this is encoded by the coding sequence ATGGCGCGGCGGGAAACCACGTTGCAGGCCGCACAGGGCCGGCTACGGGTGCTCATCGACAGCGAGTTCCAGCCGGGCGACAAGCTGCCCAACGAACGGGATCTGGCCGAGCAACTCGAGGTCAGCCGGGCCACCGTCCGTGAGGTCCTCGGGCAGCTCGCCGCCGAAGGGGTGGTCACCCGCACCTGGGGCATCGGGACGTTCGTGCACGACACGGCGGCCCGGGTGCCGGTCTCCATCGGTGACGTGGTCGCCCTGCGGGACCGGATCACCGCCTCCGGCCATCGGCCAGCGCTGCACGACGCCTCGGTCACCCGGACCGGCTGCCCCGCCGACTGCGCCGAGGTGCTCGGCCTGCCCCCCGGTGCGCCGGTGTGGCAGGTCGACCGCCTCTTCGCGGTGGACGAGGTGGCCGCCGCGTGGATCCGCGACCACCTGCCGCTCAGCGTCGACGGACTGGACCTGGACCCGTCCGGGCTGGTCAGCATCGATCTGGACCTGTTCGAGTTCCTGGCCAACGCGACCGGCATGCCGATCCGCCGCGCCGAGATCGAACTCTCCGCCGTACTGGCCGAGGGGGAAGCGGTGGACCGGCTGGGGGTGCCGGTCGGCCATCCGCTGGTCAGTGCCACCCAGGTCGGTTACAGCCCGCAGGGAGCCGCGCTCTTCCACGGTCACATCACCGTACGGACCGACGTACTGACCCTGAAGATCACCCGGGGCGGCTAG
- a CDS encoding transposase, producing the protein MARDDLTNREWAVLAPLLPAQPDRGDQWRDHRQVVNEVCWVKRTGSPWRDWNAQVDAPIACTRQGRSVGKAMTATLPQARNAPAHRPLGPSRPAVSSMYSHWPWRAGS; encoded by the coding sequence GTGGCACGAGACGATCTGACGAATCGGGAGTGGGCTGTGCTGGCACCATTGCTGCCAGCACAGCCTGACCGTGGCGACCAATGGCGAGACCATCGGCAGGTCGTCAACGAGGTCTGCTGGGTGAAACGCACCGGTTCACCATGGCGTGACTGGAACGCCCAGGTCGACGCCCCGATCGCGTGCACTCGCCAAGGTAGATCAGTTGGGAAGGCCATGACCGCGACGCTGCCTCAAGCGCGCAACGCCCCAGCTCACAGGCCCTTGGGCCCTTCACGGCCTGCGGTTTCGTCGATGTACAGCCACTGGCCGTGGCGTGCTGGGTCGTAG
- a CDS encoding septum formation family protein: MGGTMPARITTEGVRMRRRLTLGALGVVTALTLTGCGSNPAGVDGNLTDDWAAIGEPTVFVPQPGTCHPTVTRVEGTVHSYHVVDCAQLHSAETTHVGTFVGEDAERVTPPPSGSPSRHTAWRECDSRTTERLGGEWRAARLNLSLVLPSPQAWTGGARWFRCEVSETYKLDTDLIPVPRTGSLKGILGKKSDLQHGCFNPKLAGDIIQEMVKVPCTTPHHSEFVGIYTAPDTSFEMLNQNSELLHAGCRSVVASYVQVPDDRRLIYRTGTITYPPTRISWDSGNRGVRCFLWLEKRTVTRTLKGTGSNGLPVTTG, translated from the coding sequence ATGGGCGGAACGATGCCAGCCCGGATCACCACGGAGGGCGTACGAATGCGGCGACGGCTGACCCTGGGAGCGCTCGGTGTCGTAACGGCGCTGACACTGACCGGCTGCGGAAGCAACCCGGCCGGCGTCGACGGCAACCTGACCGACGACTGGGCCGCCATCGGCGAGCCGACGGTGTTCGTTCCGCAGCCCGGCACCTGCCATCCCACGGTCACGAGAGTCGAGGGCACCGTCCACAGCTACCATGTGGTCGACTGCGCGCAGTTGCACTCGGCGGAAACCACGCACGTGGGTACCTTCGTCGGTGAGGACGCCGAGCGGGTCACCCCGCCACCGAGCGGTTCACCGAGCAGGCACACGGCCTGGCGGGAGTGTGATTCCCGAACCACCGAACGACTCGGCGGTGAATGGCGTGCGGCTCGGCTGAACCTGTCCCTCGTTCTGCCGTCGCCACAGGCGTGGACCGGCGGTGCCCGGTGGTTCCGCTGCGAGGTGAGCGAGACCTACAAGCTTGACACTGATCTTATCCCGGTACCGCGTACCGGCAGCCTGAAAGGGATCCTGGGCAAAAAATCCGACCTTCAGCACGGCTGCTTCAATCCCAAGCTCGCGGGGGACATCATCCAAGAAATGGTCAAGGTCCCCTGCACCACCCCGCACCACAGTGAGTTCGTTGGCATCTACACCGCACCGGACACATCGTTCGAAATGCTGAACCAGAACTCGGAACTTCTCCATGCGGGTTGCCGAAGCGTCGTCGCGTCCTATGTCCAGGTGCCCGACGACCGTCGACTGATCTACCGCACCGGGACTATCACCTATCCCCCAACCCGAATTTCCTGGGATTCCGGCAACCGCGGGGTGCGCTGCTTCCTGTGGCTGGAGAAGCGAACCGTAACCCGGACGCTGAAGGGCACCGGCAGTAACGGCCTACCCGTCACCACCGGTTGA
- a CDS encoding septum formation family protein: protein MRRWLTLGALGAVAALALTGCANPGGVDGDLTDDWAAIGEAKIFTPEGGTCHLDFTEVGYRSAYNPVDCGQSHRMETLHLGTFTGEDAARTSPPPSDSPSMRTARKECDTKVAEVLGGDWRSARLELDIVLPSPQGWNGGARWFRCDMSENKSLDDPGFTLRSSSLKGALNSPSDLSLGCYNPKVVKDELDSMTPVACTAKHRAEFVGIYQAPDTSFDAMTKDSTRTHRECLGVIAKYVGVPNNGDMKYRAGTIYYPPSEENWEAGERGIRCFLWLSSRDMTKSVKGGGTKALPVN, encoded by the coding sequence ATGCGACGGTGGTTGACCCTGGGAGCGCTGGGCGCGGTAGCGGCGCTGGCGCTGACCGGCTGCGCAAACCCGGGCGGGGTCGATGGTGACCTGACCGACGACTGGGCCGCCATCGGCGAGGCCAAGATCTTCACGCCCGAGGGCGGCACGTGCCACCTGGACTTCACGGAGGTCGGCTACCGGAGTGCGTACAACCCGGTCGACTGCGGGCAGTCGCACCGGATGGAGACCCTCCACCTCGGCACGTTCACCGGCGAGGACGCCGCCCGGACCAGCCCGCCGCCGAGCGACTCGCCGAGCATGCGTACCGCCCGTAAGGAGTGTGACACCAAGGTGGCCGAGGTGCTCGGCGGCGACTGGCGCAGCGCCCGCTTGGAACTGGACATCGTGCTCCCGTCCCCGCAGGGCTGGAACGGTGGCGCCCGCTGGTTCCGGTGCGACATGAGCGAGAACAAGAGCCTGGACGACCCGGGCTTCACCCTCCGGTCCAGCAGCCTCAAGGGGGCGCTGAACAGCCCGTCCGACCTGTCGCTCGGCTGCTACAACCCGAAGGTGGTCAAGGACGAGCTGGACAGCATGACGCCGGTGGCCTGCACCGCGAAGCACCGCGCCGAGTTCGTCGGAATCTACCAGGCACCGGACACCAGCTTCGACGCGATGACGAAGGACTCCACCCGTACCCACCGGGAGTGCCTGGGCGTCATCGCGAAGTACGTGGGTGTGCCCAACAACGGCGACATGAAGTACCGTGCCGGCACGATCTACTACCCGCCGAGCGAGGAGAACTGGGAAGCCGGCGAGCGCGGCATCCGGTGCTTCCTCTGGCTCAGCAGCCGGGACATGACGAAGTCGGTGAAGGGCGGCGGCACCAAGGCCCTACCGGTCAACTGA